The following are encoded in a window of Salinigranum halophilum genomic DNA:
- a CDS encoding type II secretion system F family protein has translation MLHLLAPLVVATGLVAFLGAALVDDRVDRALSRVSLRLFGSYTGRNARRRERERARMRAAHVDQTHGRFAARTIFVATALGVVGAVAAVYAVGFVLVVVGVDPPTLARGLFGTLGVTAPSAFRGTSSSVVAFFAGTDSVAQVTPVGLVVVVAIAVATLTLPVAVVGYWGRWLYLDQVAAARANRIDTTLPRTVAFIYALSRSGMPFPKVLETLAANREVYGEAAAEFAVAVRDTNAFGTDIITALEDTARRTPSDGFEEFAENLASVLGSGRALSSFLHEQYERYQKEIADQQQTYLDLLETFAEIYVTVLVAGPLFFITVLVVIGLVISDTLPLIQVVTYMGIPLASIAFIVYINSITDSLRASGWQSDLDVGRERDAVPGHAEALEAVADGGTLDATTAREARNYANLRTYDRTETLRAWVEDPKGKLLQRPLVTLYLTIPLSVVWVAVTFDRSVAFTGTLLAVEGFKLYRVFGVVDQPVVEASLVVMGVLSLVYELRKRTYREIENTTPDFLDRMASVNEAGLTVVSSIKRVSQTDLGVLGTELRRAYRDIEWGADVASALRRMANRTQAPMLTRSVALVTNAMGASGDISPVLRIAANETEETRALREERRQQMLTYLVVIYVSFFVFLGIIAALTVSFIPAIESASQSAAFSGDSAVSAGVFAGLENVDTEAYSLLFFHVTLVQGLFSGLIAGQLGEGSVTDGLKHATLLVFVTYVVFQFI, from the coding sequence ATGCTCCACCTCCTCGCCCCCCTCGTCGTCGCCACGGGCCTCGTGGCGTTTCTCGGAGCGGCGCTCGTCGACGACCGGGTCGACCGGGCGCTCAGCCGGGTGAGTCTCCGCCTGTTCGGCTCGTACACGGGGCGCAACGCTCGACGGCGCGAACGCGAACGCGCACGGATGCGCGCTGCACACGTCGACCAGACGCACGGCCGCTTCGCCGCGCGGACCATCTTCGTCGCCACGGCGCTGGGCGTCGTCGGGGCCGTCGCGGCCGTCTACGCCGTCGGGTTCGTCCTCGTCGTGGTCGGAGTCGACCCGCCGACGCTCGCACGGGGGCTGTTCGGAACGCTCGGCGTGACCGCCCCGTCGGCGTTCCGGGGGACGTCGTCCTCCGTCGTCGCGTTCTTCGCCGGGACCGACAGCGTCGCGCAGGTGACGCCCGTCGGCCTGGTCGTCGTCGTGGCAATCGCGGTCGCAACCCTCACGCTGCCGGTCGCCGTCGTCGGGTACTGGGGGCGATGGCTGTACCTCGACCAGGTGGCGGCCGCGCGGGCGAACCGCATCGATACGACGCTGCCGCGGACCGTCGCGTTCATCTACGCGCTCTCGCGTTCGGGGATGCCGTTCCCGAAGGTGCTCGAGACGCTCGCGGCGAACCGCGAGGTGTACGGCGAGGCGGCCGCGGAGTTCGCCGTCGCCGTCCGCGACACGAACGCGTTCGGGACCGACATCATCACCGCGCTGGAAGACACCGCGCGCCGGACGCCCAGCGACGGGTTCGAAGAGTTCGCCGAGAACCTCGCGAGCGTCCTCGGCTCGGGGCGGGCGCTCTCGTCGTTCCTCCACGAGCAGTACGAGCGCTACCAGAAGGAGATCGCAGACCAACAGCAGACGTATCTCGACCTGCTCGAGACGTTCGCCGAGATTTACGTCACGGTCCTCGTCGCCGGGCCGCTGTTTTTCATCACCGTCCTCGTGGTCATCGGCCTCGTCATCTCCGACACCTTGCCGCTGATTCAGGTGGTCACCTACATGGGTATCCCGCTGGCGAGCATCGCGTTCATCGTCTACATCAACAGCATCACCGACTCGCTCCGGGCGTCGGGCTGGCAGAGCGACCTCGACGTCGGCCGCGAGCGTGACGCGGTCCCCGGTCACGCGGAGGCGCTCGAGGCGGTGGCCGACGGCGGAACCCTCGACGCGACGACGGCGCGCGAGGCGCGAAACTACGCCAACCTCCGGACCTACGACCGGACCGAGACGCTCCGCGCGTGGGTCGAGGACCCGAAGGGGAAGCTCCTCCAGAGGCCGCTGGTGACGCTGTACCTCACGATTCCGCTCTCTGTGGTGTGGGTCGCGGTCACGTTCGACCGGTCCGTCGCCTTCACCGGCACCCTACTGGCCGTCGAGGGGTTCAAACTGTACCGGGTGTTCGGTGTCGTCGACCAGCCGGTCGTCGAGGCATCGCTCGTCGTCATGGGCGTGTTGTCGCTCGTCTACGAGCTCCGAAAGCGCACTTACCGGGAGATAGAGAACACGACCCCCGACTTCCTCGACCGGATGGCGAGCGTCAACGAGGCCGGGCTGACCGTCGTCTCGAGCATCAAGCGGGTCTCCCAGACGGACCTCGGCGTGCTCGGCACGGAACTGCGGCGGGCGTACCGCGACATCGAGTGGGGCGCGGACGTGGCGAGCGCGCTCCGTCGCATGGCCAACCGGACACAGGCACCGATGCTCACCCGCTCCGTCGCGCTCGTCACCAACGCCATGGGCGCGAGCGGTGACATCTCGCCGGTGCTCCGAATCGCCGCGAACGAGACCGAGGAGACGCGCGCGCTTCGCGAGGAGCGCCGCCAGCAGATGCTCACCTATCTCGTCGTCATCTACGTCTCCTTTTTCGTCTTCCTCGGCATCATCGCCGCGCTCACCGTCTCGTTCATCCCCGCCATCGAGTCGGCGAGCCAGAGCGCGGCGTTCTCGGGCGACTCGGCCGTCTCCGCCGGCGTCTTCGCCGGTCTGGAGAACGTCG
- a CDS encoding type II/IV secretion system ATPase subunit: MSRQTTEEGGDSHGPPTEGAGGPLDGLRRGVRQVLGVVGLGGFEYRPLQPSVDGPLSEFSVPPGHEEVERYWVDAPYTYVVVTHDDEASEHRYNVVEPDLDPFEQTLLERIRDDIREPLLYRDGTDDLGEVALRDELESLLNEYGVDVDAAAFHALLYYLVRDFLGYDRVTPLMNDPHIEDISCDGYDLPIFVYHSGYTDIETNVTFGPKQLDNYVVRLAQRSGRHVSVGDPVVGTTLPNGSRAELALGEEVTPRGSAFTLRMYADEPFTPIDLIDYGTFSVEQMAYLWLCIENNRSLVFAGGTASGKTTSMNAVSMFIPPRSKVLTIEDTRELTLYHDNWLSSITRTRLHEGADIDMYDLLRSALRHRPEFIIVGEVRGEEAVTLFQAMNTGHTTFSTMHADSVETVINRLENEPINVPRAMVQSLDLLCVQTLTRFDGERVRRSKGIGEIGGIDQRTGELDYANAFAWDAETDTFDRYDSTLLDEIRDDRGWTQTQLRRELRNRERFLHFLADRGVNDYRTFTALVNEYYVHPDRVMQRVEDAREVSAD; this comes from the coding sequence ATGTCTCGACAAACAACAGAGGAGGGCGGCGACAGCCACGGGCCGCCAACCGAAGGGGCCGGTGGGCCGCTCGACGGACTGCGCCGTGGGGTCCGACAGGTGCTCGGCGTGGTTGGTCTCGGGGGGTTCGAGTACCGGCCGCTCCAGCCGTCGGTGGACGGGCCGCTGAGCGAGTTCTCGGTCCCGCCCGGCCACGAGGAGGTCGAACGCTACTGGGTGGACGCACCGTACACGTACGTCGTCGTCACCCACGACGACGAGGCGAGCGAACACCGCTACAACGTGGTCGAACCCGACCTGGACCCGTTCGAGCAGACGCTCCTCGAACGGATTCGAGACGACATCCGTGAGCCGCTGCTCTACCGGGACGGGACCGACGACCTCGGCGAGGTCGCGCTCCGAGACGAACTCGAGTCGCTCCTCAACGAGTACGGCGTCGACGTCGACGCCGCCGCCTTCCACGCACTGTTGTACTACCTCGTCCGTGACTTTCTCGGCTACGACCGGGTCACCCCGCTGATGAACGACCCACACATCGAGGACATCTCGTGTGACGGCTACGACCTCCCCATCTTCGTCTACCACAGCGGTTACACCGACATCGAGACGAACGTCACGTTCGGCCCGAAGCAACTCGACAACTACGTCGTCCGCCTCGCTCAGCGGTCGGGCCGACACGTCAGTGTCGGCGACCCCGTCGTCGGCACGACCCTCCCCAACGGGTCGCGTGCGGAGTTGGCCCTCGGCGAGGAGGTCACGCCGCGCGGGTCGGCCTTCACTCTCCGGATGTACGCCGACGAACCGTTCACGCCCATCGACCTCATCGACTACGGCACCTTCTCGGTCGAGCAGATGGCGTATCTGTGGCTCTGTATCGAGAACAACCGCTCGCTCGTCTTCGCCGGCGGCACCGCCTCGGGGAAGACGACGTCGATGAACGCGGTGTCGATGTTCATCCCGCCGCGGTCGAAGGTGCTGACCATCGAGGACACCCGCGAACTGACGCTGTACCACGACAACTGGCTCTCCTCTATCACCCGGACGCGACTGCACGAGGGGGCGGACATCGACATGTACGACCTCCTCCGATCGGCGCTCAGACACCGCCCCGAGTTCATCATCGTCGGCGAAGTGCGCGGTGAGGAGGCCGTGACGCTGTTCCAGGCGATGAACACCGGCCACACGACGTTCTCGACGATGCACGCCGACAGCGTCGAGACGGTCATCAACCGACTGGAGAACGAACCCATCAACGTCCCGCGTGCGATGGTGCAGTCGCTGGACCTGCTGTGTGTGCAGACGCTCACGCGGTTCGACGGCGAACGGGTCCGGCGCTCGAAGGGCATCGGCGAGATCGGCGGTATCGACCAGCGGACGGGCGAACTCGACTACGCGAACGCGTTCGCGTGGGACGCCGAGACGGACACGTTCGACCGCTACGACAGCACGCTCCTCGACGAGATTCGCGACGACCGCGGCTGGACGCAGACGCAGCTTCGACGCGAACTGCGGAACCGCGAGCGCTTCCTCCACTTCCTCGCCGACCGCGGCGTGAACGACTACCGGACGTTCACCGCGCTCGTCAACGAGTACTACGTCCACCCCGACCGGGTCATGCAGCGTGTCGAGGACGCCCGGGAGGTCTCGGCCGACTGA